The Candidatus Goldiibacteriota bacterium genomic sequence GCATCGCCTGAATTCAGCCTGGATAACTTTAAAAAAGCATGGGAAATAGCCCCTTTTACTTTATATTTTATGAACAGTGTTATAGTGGCTGTATGTGTGGTTTTAGGCCAGGTTATTATTAGCGCTATGGCGGCGTATTCGCTTTCTAAATTAAAACCGCCCATGTATTCGGTGATGATAATTCTGTTTCTATCAACAATTATGATACCTTTTGAAACAATAGCCATACCGCTTTATCTTTATATGAGGGATTTTTCAATAGCAGGGCTTATGAAAATAAACCTTATAAATTCCTACTGGGCTCTGATACTTCCGGGGCTTGCCAATGCGGTTAATATTTTCATATTTAAAAGTTTCTTTGACAAGCTTCCGGATGACTTTGTGGAAGCCGCAAGGGTTGACGGTTATTCGGAAACCGGAATATTCTTTAATATAATCATGCCCGTATCAAAGCCCATTATTGTTGTGGTGGGTATTATGAATTTTGTCAATATATGGAACTCTTTTTTCTGGCCGCTTATCGTGACAAACGAACCCGGCATATACACGCTTATGCTTGGTATATACAAAATAATAGAAGAGGGCCAGCCGTGGAACATTGTAATGGCGGCGGTAACGCTTTCAATGATACCCACAATTTTAATTTTTGCTTTCTTCCAGCGCCATATAATGAAAGGCGTTGTCTTTACATCGCTTCAGGAATAATATAAAAAACCCGGAGGAACCTGATATTATGAAAAAGGAAAAGAGTTCAAAAAAAAGAAATCTGGATATGGCGGTTCATGAACAAAGGGTAAAAACCATTGGCTTATCTGACAGGGCGGTTAAAGCTGTTGTCAGATTTGCAATAATACTGGTGCCGGTGGTTTTAATCGCGCTGATAATTGTTTTTAGTATCAGATAAAATGGCAAAAAGTTATGTGCCGCCCGCTTTAAGGGCGGCGGTAAAAAAACACCTTAATAAATACTCCTACAAGCACGCGATTGGGGCGGAAAAAATAGGGGTTAAACTTGCGATTCGTTTTGGCGAGAATCCTGAAAAAGCCGCGCTTGCCTGTCTTTTGCATGACTGCGCCAAGGATATGGACCATGAAGAACAGCATAGTTATATGAAACTTCACGGAATAAAAAGGGATATTAAATATCCAAGGCTGTCCGCGCTTTTTCACAGCAGGACAGGGGCGCACATGGCACAATACAGTTTTGGAATCACCGATAAGGATGTACTTGCCGCTATTGCAAATCACACAGTGGGAAAGAAAGGGATGACAGGCCTTCAGAAAATAGTGTATGTCTCTGATTTTATAGAAACAGGCAGAAGGTATATTGGGTCAAAAAAGCTTAGAGAAAGGTTTTTAAAGGATAAGAATATATCTCTTGATGAATTGGTTATGGAAGTGGTAAAGGAAAAAATGAATTATTTAATTTCATCAGGACATCTTATACACGTAAATGCGGTTTCTTTATGGAACGAGCTTGTGGAAAAGAAAAATAAAGTGTTGACGGGTAATAAAAGACTTTAAAATAAGGCGAATAGTTTATCGTGTAAGGTATTTTGTTAGATTATAATTTATTTGCAAATTACTTGACAAACATGGGTGCCGCTGCTATACTTTAATCAGAGAGAGAAAAAAAGAAAGGCGGTGGTTGGTATGGGGGACAGATACGAAGAATTAAAAGAAGTGCTTTCTACAAACGAAGCTCTTGCAATAATCTGTTACAATAAATATCACCATAAAGGGTTAATAAACTGCACAAGAGTTTCAGAAATGATAAAGGTTCCAATCAATAAAGTAAAAGATACCTGCGTTAAGCTTGAAGAAATGAAGGTTTTAAAGATTCACAGAACAGGTTATGATATGGAAGTGGAAATGCTTGACCAGGATGATACCCATACAAAGCATATTATTGACGAGGTAATCTGGGAAAATAAACAGGAATACGGCAAAATTTACAAAAAACTTATTACGGCGGAACTTGTTGATTTTATGAATTATATGAAATAATAACAGCGGTTTTTTCAAGCCCGGCATGCACAATGCTTCCGGGCTTTTTTTTTGACAAAAAGTAAATAAAAGTTTATAATAATTATGGGTAAAAAAGGGAGAATAAATGTCAAAATTTTCTTTTAACAATGGCGATGAGATAAAACTTCTTCTGGTGGAAGATGAAAAGAGCCTTGCCAAATATCTTCAGATATCCCTTATGGATGAAGCCGGGAATGTTTTCAATGTTAAAAATGCCAATTATTTAAATGAGGCTCTTGAAATTGCAGAACAGGAAGAATTTGATGTGGTGCTTCTTGATTTGAACCTGCCTGACAGTAATGGGCTTGATACGCTTATTAAATTCAGGCAGAGGTTTCCTGACACTGCTATTGTTATCTTAACCGGGCTGGAAGATAAGGAATTTTCGTTACAGGCGGTAAAGGAAGGGGCGCAGGACTATCTTGTCAAAGGCGAAACAGAAGCGGGGGTCCTTGTAAGGTCTATTTTTTACGCTATAGAAAGAAACAGGTTTATTCTAGACCGCAGAAAAGGGCGTATTGAACTTGAAGAAAGCTACGAAAAACTAAAGACGATATCAGACGGAATAATTCTGGCAATGGAAAAGATAGTGGAAACACGTGACCCCTATACGGCAGGGCATCAGCGCAGGGTGGCGCAGCTTGCAAAGGCAATAGCCATAAAACTTAAACTTCCTAAAGAAACTGTTAATGCCATTTTTATCGGCGGCATTATTCATGATATTGGCAAGATTTACGTCCCGGCGGAAATTTTATCAAAACCGGGTAAACTGTCCACAATAGAATTCAGTATTATAAAAACTCATCCGCAGGTGGGGTATGATATTCTAAAAAATATTAATTTCCCTTTTCCTGTTGATAAGATAGTATTTCAGCACCATGAAAGAATGGACGGCAGCGGGTATCCCCTGGGATTGCAGGAAGAGGAAATACTTATTGAAGCAAAGATTATAAGTGTGGCTGATGTAATGGAAGCAATGGCGTCAATAAGGCCGTACAGGGCGGCGCTTGGACCTGAAGCTGCTTTAAATGAAATAAAAACAAACAGAGGCAAACTTTATTTTGCTGACGCGGTGGATGCATGCGTGGAATTGTTTGAAAAGGATAATTTTACATTTGATAAGTAATGGTATCAATAACTGACAGCATTACAAATAAAACCTGTTTAAACCTGTATTTAAAATCAATTTATACGGCATAACAATTGCTTTATATAAATCAAATTGTATAATATACTGGTTTATCTGTAAGGGTGTCTTAAACAACTATAGCGGGAGAAGAATAAATTGACAGCCAGGAAAAAGACAGACGAGGTTAAAACAGAACCTGAAATTATTGATACAACCGGGATTATTTCAGATGAAGAGCAGGATAAAGCCATACGTTTTGGGGAAGGCCCTCTTTTAATTGTGGCGGGCGCCGGCACCGGTAAAACAAAAGTTATAACCGAAAGGATTGCCTGGTTAATAAGTGAAAACAAGGCTCTGTCTTCACAGATTGTGGCGCTTACTTTTTCTGAAAAAGCGGCAAAAGAGATGGAAGAACGGGTGGATAAACTGGTGCCATTCGGGATGACAGAGACACAAATATCCACTTTTCATTCTTTTGGCAGGATGATAATAAATGAAAATTTTGCGGAACTGCGCATAGCGCCGGACTGGGAAATTTTAAGGGACACGGACGGCATAATACTTATAATGGAAAACATAGACCGTTTTGACCTTGATATATATAAACCGCTTAACAATCCGGGGCAGTATATAGGCCAGCTTATAGGCTTTATTTCCAAATTAAAAGATAACCTGATTACCTGGCAGGACTACACTGCTTTTGCTTCATCTTTTGCCGCAAAAGCGGATAATGACGAAGACAGGGAAGTTGCGGCAAAACACACCGAACTTGCCGGGTTTTATAAAGCATATGAAGAATTAAAGACGGAAAAAAACCGGATGGATTTTGGCGACCTGATACTTGTTCCATACATGTTATTAAAGGAAAAGAAATCCGTTTTGAAAAAATACAGGGACAAGTTTAAATACATACTAATAGACGAGTTTCAGGATACCAATTACGCCCAGTTTGAATTTATTAAAATTCTGGCGGGAGAGCACGGCAATATTAACGCGGTCGGCGATGATGACCAGATGATTTACCGTTTCCGCGGGGCGGCAATATCAAATATCATGGGGTTCAGGGATAATTACAGAAGCGCGGAAATGGTTGTTTTAAAAAATAACTACAGGACATGCCAGGTTATTCTTGACGCGGCGCATAAACTTATTAACAACAACACAGACAGGCTGGAAACAAAGTACAACATAGACAAAAGGCTGATTTCAAAATATACCCCGGAGCATAAGATTGAACATCTTAATGTAAGGGTGTTTGAGAATTATTCTGAAGAAGCCGATTTTGCCGCGCGGGAAATTAAGAAATATGTGGAGAAGGGTTATTATAAGTACAGTGATTTTGCCGTGCTGGTAAGGGCAAAAAATGATGCAAAGATGTTCCTGAAAACTTTTGAAAGAAAGGGCATACCATATTCTTTTGCCGGTGACGAAGGGCTTTATAATAAGAAAGAGGTTCAGTTTCTTATAAATTTCTGCAGGGTGCTTGCCGCGCCTTATGAATTTAATCCCGTGCTTGATGTGATAATATCCGAACATTATGATGTGGACCCTTTTGTAATGTCCAAACTTGGGAACCTTGCCAAAGAACACAATGCCGCGGTCATTGACATGATGAGAGATACTGATAAATATCCGGAATTAAACATCCCTGAAAAAGAACTCGTAAAAATAAAGATATTTATAAAAGACATTGACCGTTATCTTTTAAGGGTGGCAGAGAAGACATCGCCCGGCGAAATAGTGCTTGAATTTTTAAAGCAGAAACGCATTCTTGACACTCTCTTTAAGGAAAATACACCGGATTCTGACGCTGTTGTGGCAAACATATCGGGTTTCTTTGAAGTGATGAAGCGTTTTTCTGTTAATGAAAAATACGACACAGTGCATAATTTTGTAAGTTATATTGACCTTAGTATTAAGTCGGGGGAGAATCCCAAGGAAGAAATGATTTCGGAAGTCAAAGAAGACGCGGTGCAGGTTATGTCCATTCACAGGGCCAAAGGCCTGGAGTTTAAGGTAGTCTTTGTGGCGGCGCTTATACAGGAAAAATTTCCCGGAAGAAAAAGGGCGGATTATGCGCTGCCGTTTCCGGAAGCCATAATGCACGATATAGTGGATGAAGATACGTACTTTCATGAAGAAGAGCGCAGGCTTTTTTATGTTGCCGTAACAAGGGCGAAAGACGCGCTGTATTTAACAGCGGCAAGGCAGTATGAAGGCAGGCCCGGTAAAAAGATAAGCATATTTTTGAAAGAGATTGGTTTTGATATTCCGGATGATTTTGCCATAACGCCTGATAAAAATAAAAAGTTTGAATATTTTGAGAAAAAGCAGTCTGTATTGGAAACAGCGAAAAGACATGCCAGGCCGGATGTACTGAAACTTTCCAACTATCAGATAGATGACTATTTAACATGCCCGTTTAAATATAAACTGGTGCATGTGTTTAAGATGCCGATAAGAAGCAGGCCTAATGTCATGATAGGTTCCGCCATGCACGCGGTATCGGCCGAGTTTTTTATGGCGCGCAGGGACGGCAGGGCGGTTACGCTTGAAGGGTTAAAAGGGATATTTGAGGCCATGTGGAAGCCGGCAGGATTTCTGACACAGCAGGAAGCGCAGAAAAATTACGAAGCCGCGATAGATGCAATAGAGCGTTTCTATATAAAGGAAAGCGCGAATAATATAATTCCCAAATATATAGAAAAGGATTTTGAATTCAAACTGAATGATAAACTTAGCGTCCGGGGCAGATGGGACAGGATAGACGAGATAGACGGTAAAATAATTATTGTGGATTACAAGACTTCTGA encodes the following:
- a CDS encoding carbohydrate ABC transporter permease — its product is MASKKKVKVQPAYIMEEPNYLFPKYELKNTGTRIIYSVWGFFVFLGAALVTIPFLWMVISSMLPLDRVYDPLPALAASPEFSLDNFKKAWEIAPFTLYFMNSVIVAVCVVLGQVIISAMAAYSLSKLKPPMYSVMIILFLSTIMIPFETIAIPLYLYMRDFSIAGLMKINLINSYWALILPGLANAVNIFIFKSFFDKLPDDFVEAARVDGYSETGIFFNIIMPVSKPIIVVVGIMNFVNIWNSFFWPLIVTNEPGIYTLMLGIYKIIEEGQPWNIVMAAVTLSMIPTILIFAFFQRHIMKGVVFTSLQE
- the yqeK gene encoding bis(5'-nucleosyl)-tetraphosphatase (symmetrical) YqeK, with the protein product MAKSYVPPALRAAVKKHLNKYSYKHAIGAEKIGVKLAIRFGENPEKAALACLLHDCAKDMDHEEQHSYMKLHGIKRDIKYPRLSALFHSRTGAHMAQYSFGITDKDVLAAIANHTVGKKGMTGLQKIVYVSDFIETGRRYIGSKKLRERFLKDKNISLDELVMEVVKEKMNYLISSGHLIHVNAVSLWNELVEKKNKVLTGNKRL
- a CDS encoding HD domain-containing protein, with translation MSKFSFNNGDEIKLLLVEDEKSLAKYLQISLMDEAGNVFNVKNANYLNEALEIAEQEEFDVVLLDLNLPDSNGLDTLIKFRQRFPDTAIVILTGLEDKEFSLQAVKEGAQDYLVKGETEAGVLVRSIFYAIERNRFILDRRKGRIELEESYEKLKTISDGIILAMEKIVETRDPYTAGHQRRVAQLAKAIAIKLKLPKETVNAIFIGGIIHDIGKIYVPAEILSKPGKLSTIEFSIIKTHPQVGYDILKNINFPFPVDKIVFQHHERMDGSGYPLGLQEEEILIEAKIISVADVMEAMASIRPYRAALGPEAALNEIKTNRGKLYFADAVDACVELFEKDNFTFDK
- a CDS encoding ATP-dependent helicase yields the protein MTARKKTDEVKTEPEIIDTTGIISDEEQDKAIRFGEGPLLIVAGAGTGKTKVITERIAWLISENKALSSQIVALTFSEKAAKEMEERVDKLVPFGMTETQISTFHSFGRMIINENFAELRIAPDWEILRDTDGIILIMENIDRFDLDIYKPLNNPGQYIGQLIGFISKLKDNLITWQDYTAFASSFAAKADNDEDREVAAKHTELAGFYKAYEELKTEKNRMDFGDLILVPYMLLKEKKSVLKKYRDKFKYILIDEFQDTNYAQFEFIKILAGEHGNINAVGDDDQMIYRFRGAAISNIMGFRDNYRSAEMVVLKNNYRTCQVILDAAHKLINNNTDRLETKYNIDKRLISKYTPEHKIEHLNVRVFENYSEEADFAAREIKKYVEKGYYKYSDFAVLVRAKNDAKMFLKTFERKGIPYSFAGDEGLYNKKEVQFLINFCRVLAAPYEFNPVLDVIISEHYDVDPFVMSKLGNLAKEHNAAVIDMMRDTDKYPELNIPEKELVKIKIFIKDIDRYLLRVAEKTSPGEIVLEFLKQKRILDTLFKENTPDSDAVVANISGFFEVMKRFSVNEKYDTVHNFVSYIDLSIKSGENPKEEMISEVKEDAVQVMSIHRAKGLEFKVVFVAALIQEKFPGRKRADYALPFPEAIMHDIVDEDTYFHEEERRLFYVAVTRAKDALYLTAARQYEGRPGKKISIFLKEIGFDIPDDFAITPDKNKKFEYFEKKQSVLETAKRHARPDVLKLSNYQIDDYLTCPFKYKLVHVFKMPIRSRPNVMIGSAMHAVSAEFFMARRDGRAVTLEGLKGIFEAMWKPAGFLTQQEAQKNYEAAIDAIERFYIKESANNIIPKYIEKDFEFKLNDKLSVRGRWDRIDEIDGKIIIVDYKTSDVRDEEKAESKIKSQDIQRQLKLYCLAYEKMFGVLPDEAGLYFFKSSMLVTKTFKEKAIREYEEKIHEVAGHILNEEFEPTPASFTCRYCAFFNICPYSKADVLF